The genomic interval GGATCGTGTTGTTATGATTACGGAAAAATTATCCTTTCACAGGCCATTTACTGCATAATTTCAGATGATTTCATGAAGCGTTGGACTCTTGATAAGCATTACTAATGAGATAGAATAAATCGGCAACATAATTATGTAACTAAACCGCTATAGATGGAAGGTAATTACAGCACTGAAAGCCATACGAGGCCACAGCTGGATATGATTAAAGGGGATCAGTCAAATCTGTTTTAAACGAACGCAGGAAATAAATGGGTATTTCATTCCCGTTTGGAAGAAAGCAACTTTGCATTCACCAGTTCAAAAAAATCCTTTTTATAGGCTTCTCCTATAACAATTGGCTTTGTTTCGTTCAGGATCCTCACCATATTACCTTCTATGGCAGTCAGATGACTGAGTGATATAATAAACGACTTATGTATGCGCACGAATCCCATCGTTGACAGGTGTTCAGCAAGTTCTTTCAGTTTCAGATACGCGGTGATCTTCCGCTGGTCGTCCATCTGAATGACAACATAATTGCCCAGACCCTCGATGTATGTGATCCTGCCGGAATCGATCTTCAGTAACTTACCTTTTTGTTCTGTTTTTACAAATACATAACTATCCTGGTCATTTTTCAATTGTGTGGCATTGTGAAAAGTCCACAGGCGATTAACAGCTTTCAGAAACCTGACAAATGCTATCGGTTTTAACAGATAGTCTACCACGGCGTGTTCAAAGCCTTCCAGTGCATATTCTTTATAGGCCGTTGTCATGATGATATAACTGTCCTTACCGACGAGATTTAGTATTTCTATACCGGTAAGATTTGGCATCTGCACATCCAGAAAGATGAGCCGTGGTCGTAGGTCTGTTATCATTGTAAGTCCTCTTACCGGATCTGTGGTAGTGCTCACTAAACGTAGAAAATGTACCTGATCTATATGTTCTTTGAGGAGATCGATAGCATGCTGCTCATCATCTATAATGATACAATCTATCATATGTTCCAGTTTATTTTTAATGATACACTAAAGAATTGTTCCTCATTCTGCAATATGAAACTGCAACGGTGTCCATAGGTCAGACTGAGTCGCTGGCTGATATTCTGAAGACCAACCCCATTAGACAACTCCTTAATACCTTTTCCTTTCTTATTTCTGATGTCAAAAGAAAACTCGTTTACATTGGTACATACTTTTATAAGCAGGGGATGAGCTGCGTTATGCAGATCGCCATGTTTAAAGGCATTTTCTACCAAAGTTATCAGTACTAATGGAATAATCCTGATCGACTGGTCATCGATCTGTTCTTCGTACTGAATATGTAACTGCCGGTTATGGCGGCGCTGATTAATTTCAACGACATTTTTCATATGCTCTAACTCATCCATTATACTCACC from Chitinophaga filiformis carries:
- a CDS encoding LytR/AlgR family response regulator transcription factor, whose product is MIDCIIIDDEQHAIDLLKEHIDQVHFLRLVSTTTDPVRGLTMITDLRPRLIFLDVQMPNLTGIEILNLVGKDSYIIMTTAYKEYALEGFEHAVVDYLLKPIAFVRFLKAVNRLWTFHNATQLKNDQDSYVFVKTEQKGKLLKIDSGRITYIEGLGNYVVIQMDDQRKITAYLKLKELAEHLSTMGFVRIHKSFIISLSHLTAIEGNMVRILNETKPIVIGEAYKKDFFELVNAKLLSSKRE